In Synechococcus sp. PCC 6312, one genomic interval encodes:
- the devC gene encoding ABC transporter permease DevC produces MIKRRIFLAWRQLMSRKGRFLVALAGIGFADILIMTQLGFKSALLDSNTRLPSILNADLIIVSSQAQNFGVLKDFSRRRLFQAKNLTEIVRAEPLYLNLATWKNPQTNSESSILVFGFNPAQSAFRLPELTQSSRLIQYPDVVLFDRASNGQYENVIAQIEQGKKVYTEIQGRKKQIIGLYQVGASFIADGSLITSDQNFLRIFNSRNAGAVSLGLVTLKAGSNPNQVAEKLQKELPGDVKVFTRQAYIESERLYWEKNTSIGFVFSFGVIVGIFVGVIIVYQILFSDVSDHLSEYATLKAIGYNDSYLLGVVFQEAIILAIVGFVPGSLISIGLYNLISNATNLPLLITTTRLLEVFLLTLGMCALSGAIAMRKLRSADPADIF; encoded by the coding sequence ATGATCAAACGTAGAATTTTTCTAGCTTGGCGACAATTAATGAGCCGTAAAGGACGGTTTCTTGTTGCTCTTGCTGGGATTGGATTTGCAGATATTTTAATTATGACGCAGTTGGGATTTAAGAGTGCGCTGTTGGATAGTAATACTCGCCTGCCCAGCATTCTAAATGCTGATTTGATTATCGTGAGTTCTCAAGCTCAGAACTTCGGAGTATTGAAAGACTTTTCTCGTCGTCGACTGTTTCAGGCTAAGAATTTGACCGAAATAGTCAGGGCGGAGCCATTGTACTTGAACTTAGCCACTTGGAAGAATCCTCAAACAAACTCAGAATCTTCAATCCTGGTATTTGGATTTAATCCTGCACAATCTGCGTTTCGTCTTCCTGAATTAACCCAAAGTTCAAGATTAATTCAATATCCGGATGTAGTTCTGTTCGATCGTGCCTCAAATGGACAGTATGAAAATGTTATCGCGCAAATTGAACAGGGTAAAAAAGTGTATACAGAAATACAGGGGAGAAAAAAACAGATCATTGGACTCTATCAAGTAGGAGCTTCGTTTATTGCAGATGGCAGTTTGATAACGAGTGATCAGAATTTTTTGAGAATCTTTAATAGCCGCAATGCTGGAGCAGTTAGCTTAGGATTAGTTACTCTTAAGGCTGGAAGCAATCCAAATCAAGTTGCAGAAAAGTTACAAAAAGAACTTCCCGGTGATGTAAAAGTCTTTACTCGACAAGCCTATATTGAAAGTGAAAGATTATATTGGGAAAAAAACACTTCAATTGGCTTTGTATTCTCCTTTGGAGTTATTGTTGGAATCTTTGTAGGAGTAATAATTGTGTATCAAATTCTATTTAGTGATGTCTCTGATCATCTTTCAGAATATGCCACACTTAAGGCAATTGGATATAATGATAGTTACTTATTGGGTGTAGTATTTCAAGAAGCCATTATTCTTGCAATCGTTGGCTTTGTTCCTGGTAGTTTGATCTCAATAGGTCTATACAACTTAATTAGCAATGCAACAAATTTACCATTGTTGATCACTACAACTCGATTACTTGAAGTTTTTTTATTGACTCTTGGAATGTGCGCTCTATCTGGTGCAATCGCAATGCGAAAACTTAGATCTGCTGATCCGGCAGATATTTTTTAG
- a CDS encoding DevA family ABC transporter ATP-binding protein, whose protein sequence is MMQLSFSQSSLKTLEVVPPIAISNLNYCFGDGRLQKSVLSDINLDIEAGEIVIMTGPSGSGKTTLLSLIGGLRACQDGSLKVVGQELCGATQSQLVQIRQNIGYIFQAHNLLDSLSALENVQMSLDLYPRIPWDVRKQKARQMLEIVGLGDRISYYPNNLSGGQKQRVAIARALVTNPKIVLADEPTAALDKKSGRDVVELLQRLAKNQACTILLVTHDNRILDIADRIIEMEDGCLIQKE, encoded by the coding sequence ATGATGCAACTCTCTTTTTCACAATCATCCTTGAAGACTTTAGAAGTAGTCCCACCCATTGCAATTAGTAACCTTAATTATTGTTTTGGCGATGGACGACTGCAAAAATCTGTCTTGTCTGACATCAATCTCGATATTGAAGCAGGTGAGATTGTTATTATGACAGGGCCTTCCGGATCTGGGAAAACAACACTACTTTCCTTAATCGGTGGACTGAGAGCTTGTCAAGATGGAAGCTTAAAGGTCGTTGGGCAAGAGCTTTGTGGTGCAACACAATCTCAGCTAGTTCAAATCAGACAAAACATTGGCTATATTTTTCAAGCACATAATTTACTTGATAGCTTATCGGCTCTGGAGAATGTGCAAATGTCCCTAGATCTGTATCCAAGAATTCCATGGGATGTTCGTAAACAGAAGGCAAGACAAATGCTCGAAATTGTAGGTTTAGGTGATCGTATATCCTATTATCCAAACAACCTTTCAGGAGGCCAAAAACAACGTGTGGCGATAGCTCGTGCTTTAGTTACAAATCCAAAAATTGTTCTTGCCGATGAACCGACAGCCGCACTCGACAAAAAATCAGGACGTGATGTTGTAGAACTACTACAACGACTGGCTAAAAACCAAGCTTGTACTATTTTGCTCGTTACTCACGATAATCGCATTCTCGATATTGCTGATCGCATTATCGAGATGGAAGATGGATGCTTAATCCAGAAAGAATAA
- a CDS encoding DUF2141 domain-containing protein, with the protein MMTGMRGLLIATLLVSFFGNKIMLSTASASPTSKLTIEISGLKNRSGTLCLSLFSSEKGFPTQSDLALASLCVPAEETSASFQELVPGRYAVAVIHDFNNDGKLNTNFLGIPNEGFGFSRNPRIINRAPSFTDTAFIVSEKITKIQINLKYLF; encoded by the coding sequence ATGATGACTGGGATGAGAGGATTATTGATTGCTACACTATTGGTTTCATTTTTTGGAAATAAGATAATGTTGTCAACTGCAAGTGCATCCCCTACTAGTAAGTTAACCATTGAAATTAGTGGATTGAAAAATCGGAGCGGAACTCTGTGTCTCAGTTTATTTTCGAGCGAGAAAGGGTTTCCAACTCAGAGTGATCTTGCTCTTGCTTCTCTTTGTGTCCCAGCTGAAGAAACCTCAGCTAGCTTTCAAGAGTTAGTTCCTGGACGTTATGCAGTTGCAGTTATTCATGACTTTAATAATGATGGAAAACTTAATACTAACTTCCTTGGAATTCCTAATGAGGGCTTTGGATTTTCGCGTAATCCTAGAATTATAAACCGTGCACCTAGCTTTACAGATACAGCTTTTATTGTATCAGAAAAAATAACAAAAATCCAGATCAACTTGAAGTATTTATTCTAA
- a CDS encoding anthranilate phosphoribosyltransferase family protein: protein MSRAFRELLKKVGSGAHTSKDLTRSEAAQAMTMMLTQEATPAQIGAFLIAHRIKRPTGEELAGMLDAYEQLGPKVPPINSAQPVVLLSQPYDGRDRTMPLSVLTALILAAAGCPVLQHGGERMPTKEGIPLIDLWQGLGVDWSGCSLAQIHQILEATNLGFVYLPTHFPQAQALVPYRDQIGKRPPLATLELIWSPYAGPCHVVAGFVHPPTETMIQEALTLRGVTEFTTVKGLEGSCDLPQERTAIIGLHTASHGQLNLTRLRLHAQDYGLGGKNPAWVNLNDAIVAMEAVLDGRFNQLRQALLWNSGFYLWQRNSCENLTAGIQLAAELLDSGQVKQQLKYLKQVCDTHSRH from the coding sequence ATGAGTCGAGCGTTTCGGGAGTTATTAAAAAAAGTTGGCAGTGGGGCCCATACAAGTAAAGATTTAACTCGCTCTGAAGCGGCCCAGGCCATGACCATGATGCTCACCCAAGAGGCAACTCCGGCCCAGATTGGTGCATTTTTAATTGCCCATCGGATTAAGCGACCTACAGGCGAAGAGCTAGCCGGAATGTTGGATGCGTATGAACAGCTTGGCCCGAAAGTTCCTCCTATCAATTCCGCTCAACCTGTGGTGCTTTTAAGTCAACCCTATGATGGCCGAGATCGGACAATGCCCTTGAGTGTCTTAACGGCGTTAATTTTGGCCGCAGCGGGTTGTCCGGTCTTGCAACATGGGGGGGAGCGGATGCCCACCAAAGAAGGAATACCGTTAATTGATTTGTGGCAGGGCCTGGGGGTGGATTGGTCAGGCTGTTCTCTGGCTCAGATACATCAGATTTTAGAAGCCACAAACCTGGGATTTGTTTATTTACCGACCCATTTTCCCCAGGCCCAGGCCCTGGTTCCCTATCGCGACCAAATTGGTAAACGCCCCCCCTTAGCCACCTTGGAATTGATTTGGTCACCCTATGCCGGGCCTTGTCATGTCGTCGCTGGATTTGTTCATCCCCCTACGGAAACGATGATCCAGGAGGCGTTGACCTTAAGAGGGGTAACGGAATTTACAACAGTCAAGGGCCTGGAGGGCAGTTGTGATTTACCCCAAGAACGCACCGCCATTATTGGCTTACATACAGCCTCCCATGGTCAATTGAATCTAACTCGACTACGCCTTCATGCCCAAGATTATGGTTTAGGGGGCAAGAACCCGGCCTGGGTCAATCTGAATGATGCAATAGTAGCCATGGAAGCAGTTTTAGATGGTCGCTTTAATCAACTTCGTCAAGCCCTGCTTTGGAATAGTGGCTTTTATCTATGGCAGCGTAATAGTTGTGAAAACTTGACGGCGGGGATTCAACTGGCGGCTGAATTATTAGATTCTGGTCAGGTAAAGCAGCAGCTTAAATACCTTAAGCAGGTTTGTGATACTCATTCAAGGCACTGA
- a CDS encoding LysR family transcriptional regulator: MRLEQLQAFLEVAERGSFQQAALECGVNQSTISRQIQALETELATCLFHRSAQAKLTVSGTMFLKRARKIWQEWQTANQELSEFHQGKQTELCVAAIHSVCATVLPPLLPQFCQHYPQVQLRVTALGSDRALKVLRDGLVDVAIVMSHRNLAQTAELVVHPLYHEPIGLLMAANHPLVEKTTITWEQIAAYPHVVFKDGYGMRRLVEDEFSRQNTPLIAALELNTPDAFNAVVSSSQMLALLPESMLGDAAKNPELVVRYFNKKNSSDGIDLQREVTVVTTVDRLKIPPIADFFHLITKKLAITPQLLAV, from the coding sequence GTGCGTTTAGAGCAATTACAGGCCTTTTTGGAAGTGGCGGAACGGGGAAGTTTTCAACAAGCTGCCCTTGAATGTGGTGTCAATCAATCAACCATCAGTCGCCAAATTCAAGCCTTAGAAACAGAACTAGCAACTTGTTTATTTCATCGGAGTGCCCAAGCCAAGCTCACCGTATCGGGAACAATGTTTCTGAAGCGGGCCCGTAAAATTTGGCAAGAGTGGCAAACTGCAAATCAAGAACTGAGTGAATTTCATCAAGGCAAACAAACAGAATTATGTGTAGCAGCAATTCATTCCGTTTGCGCGACGGTATTACCCCCGCTATTGCCTCAGTTTTGTCAACACTATCCCCAGGTGCAATTACGAGTAACCGCGTTGGGCAGTGATCGGGCTTTAAAGGTCTTGCGGGATGGCCTGGTGGATGTGGCGATTGTTATGAGTCATCGGAATTTAGCTCAGACGGCGGAGTTGGTGGTTCACCCCCTGTATCACGAACCCATTGGCCTGTTAATGGCGGCGAATCATCCGTTAGTCGAAAAGACAACTATTACTTGGGAGCAGATTGCGGCCTATCCCCATGTGGTTTTTAAAGATGGCTATGGGATGCGGCGGTTAGTAGAAGATGAGTTTTCCCGACAAAATACTCCATTAATTGCGGCTCTTGAACTCAATACACCGGATGCCTTTAATGCCGTAGTTAGTTCGAGTCAAATGTTAGCGTTATTGCCAGAGTCAATGTTAGGCGATGCTGCCAAAAATCCTGAATTAGTTGTCCGTTATTTTAACAAGAAAAACTCATCCGATGGGATTGATTTACAACGAGAAGTCACGGTTGTTACGACTGTTGATCGACTCAAGATTCCCCCGATTGCTGACTTCTTTCACCTGATCACCAAAAAGTTAGCTATCACACCTCAGCTTTTAGCGGTTTAA
- a CDS encoding ferredoxin--nitrite reductase: protein MANKFEAVKAVKDGLAVQSELEHFAAIGWENIPEDDRDLRLKWLGIFFRPVTPGQFMLRLRIPHGILTSDQLQAIGEIVQRYGDSGSGDITTRQNLQIRGIRIEDIPDIFDRLQACGLTSIQSGMDNVRNITGSPVAGIERDELIDTRPLVAQLQAMITNNGQGNSEFSNLPRKFNIALEGGRDNSVHAEINDIAFVPAYREGVLGFNVLVGGFFSSRRCEAAVPLDAWVTPDQAVIDLCRAILELFRDHGPRTNRQKSRLMWLIDQWGLAKFRQEVAAKLAFPLLNAAPEDEINWEKRDHLGVYPQKQPGLNYVGLHIPVGRLYASDFLGLGRLAQTYGSGEVRLTVEQNFILTHIPDAQLPGLLAEPILSRFGIDPTPLHRSLVSCTGAQFCNFALIETKSRAVAMSTALEAELELSRPVRIHWTGCPNSCGQPQVADIGLMGTKVRRNGETVDGVDLYLGGKVGKDAKLGTCVRKSIPCDELQAILADLLIERFDARPRAPAVKTATDPKLILV, encoded by the coding sequence GTGGCTAATAAATTTGAGGCGGTCAAAGCAGTTAAAGATGGCCTGGCAGTCCAGAGCGAGTTGGAGCATTTTGCCGCCATCGGTTGGGAGAATATTCCCGAAGATGACCGGGATTTGCGCTTGAAATGGTTGGGCATCTTTTTCCGCCCCGTCACCCCCGGCCAATTTATGCTGCGGCTGCGGATTCCCCACGGGATTTTGACCAGTGACCAACTCCAGGCCATTGGTGAAATTGTCCAACGCTATGGCGACAGTGGCAGTGGCGATATTACCACCCGGCAAAACCTGCAAATTCGTGGGATTCGGATTGAGGATATTCCCGATATTTTTGACCGTCTCCAGGCCTGTGGCTTAACGTCAATCCAATCGGGGATGGACAATGTCCGCAATATTACCGGCTCGCCTGTCGCTGGGATTGAGCGGGATGAACTGATTGATACCCGCCCTCTGGTGGCCCAACTCCAGGCCATGATTACCAATAACGGCCAAGGCAACTCGGAGTTTAGTAATCTGCCCCGCAAGTTTAATATTGCCCTTGAGGGGGGTCGCGATAATTCTGTCCATGCCGAAATCAACGACATTGCCTTTGTCCCGGCCTATCGAGAAGGAGTCTTAGGATTTAACGTCTTGGTGGGGGGCTTTTTCTCATCCCGACGCTGTGAAGCAGCGGTTCCATTGGATGCTTGGGTAACTCCCGATCAGGCCGTGATTGATCTGTGCCGGGCAATTTTGGAACTGTTTCGGGATCATGGCCCCCGGACGAATCGGCAAAAGTCCCGCTTGATGTGGTTGATTGACCAGTGGGGCCTGGCCAAATTTCGCCAAGAAGTGGCCGCTAAGTTAGCTTTTCCACTCCTCAATGCTGCCCCTGAGGATGAAATTAACTGGGAAAAGCGAGATCATCTTGGGGTTTATCCGCAGAAGCAACCAGGACTCAATTATGTCGGCCTCCATATTCCCGTGGGGCGGCTGTATGCCTCCGATTTTCTGGGACTGGGGCGGCTGGCTCAAACCTATGGCAGCGGGGAAGTGCGGCTGACTGTCGAACAGAATTTTATTCTCACCCACATTCCCGATGCTCAACTCCCTGGCCTGTTGGCGGAACCCATTTTGAGTCGGTTTGGCATTGACCCAACTCCTTTACATCGTTCCCTGGTCTCTTGTACGGGGGCTCAGTTTTGTAACTTTGCCCTGATTGAAACCAAAAGTCGGGCCGTGGCTATGAGTACGGCTCTGGAAGCCGAATTGGAACTATCTCGGCCGGTGCGGATTCACTGGACAGGTTGCCCCAACTCCTGTGGCCAACCCCAGGTGGCGGATATTGGCCTGATGGGAACAAAAGTCCGGCGCAATGGGGAAACCGTGGACGGGGTGGATCTCTATCTCGGTGGCAAAGTTGGCAAAGATGCAAAGTTGGGAACCTGTGTCCGCAAAAGTATTCCCTGCGATGAACTCCAGGCCATTTTGGCTGACCTATTAATTGAACGGTTTGATGCTCGGCCCCGGGCACCGGCGGTCAAAACAGCAACAGATCCCAAGTTGATTCTCGTTTAA
- a CDS encoding NarK family nitrate/nitrite MFS transporter: MLRELFSFRDRYRILHLTWFAFFLTFVVWFNLAPLSSMIKADLGLTTGQIRTLAICNVALTVPARIIIGMILDRYGPRITYSCLLGFAAIPCVMFAMAQDFYWLVISRLLLSIVGAGFVIGIRLVSEWFPPKEIGVSQGIYAGWGNFGSAAAAFALPSIALGLAFFSGGEGNWRLTIALTGIAAAIYGVIYYLNVTDTPAGKVYQKPQRHGGIEVTSIRDFWLMLATNIPLNAVLGLLAWRLEKVGLIDAATMGLIWIGLVGLYLFQSYKCWDVNKALFTENKRYPATDRYRFGQVFLLELTYIVNFGSELAVVSMLPTFFESTYGLPKAYAGMIAASYAGMVIIARPGGGVISDRFGSRKWTMVLVTAGMGLCYLFMAGQNSTWWLPVALMVTAVCGFFVHLGTGSTFSIVPLIKRRVTGQIAGNVGAYGNVGAVCYTTLYSLLPEGAVGNQIFFQTLGVAALIVTFLCVFFLREPQGSFAAHHEGELLPLEPGLDSDPIILTHSPD; encoded by the coding sequence ATGTTACGAGAGCTTTTTTCATTCCGAGATCGATACCGCATTCTCCATTTAACTTGGTTTGCGTTTTTCTTAACCTTTGTGGTCTGGTTTAACTTGGCCCCTTTGTCCTCAATGATTAAAGCGGACTTAGGTTTGACAACAGGCCAAATTCGGACGTTGGCCATCTGTAATGTGGCGTTAACTGTGCCAGCTCGGATCATCATTGGCATGATTTTGGATCGGTATGGGCCACGGATAACCTACAGTTGCTTATTGGGCTTTGCCGCAATTCCTTGTGTGATGTTTGCCATGGCTCAAGACTTTTATTGGCTAGTCATTAGTCGCTTATTACTAAGTATTGTCGGAGCTGGTTTTGTCATTGGCATTCGCTTGGTTTCAGAATGGTTTCCGCCCAAGGAAATTGGCGTCTCTCAAGGTATCTATGCCGGTTGGGGAAATTTTGGCTCGGCAGCCGCAGCCTTTGCATTGCCTTCTATTGCGTTAGGGTTAGCGTTTTTCTCGGGGGGTGAAGGTAACTGGCGCTTAACGATTGCTTTGACTGGAATTGCTGCTGCAATCTATGGGGTGATTTATTATCTCAATGTTACTGATACACCTGCGGGTAAAGTTTACCAAAAACCCCAGCGACATGGCGGCATTGAAGTCACGAGTATTCGAGATTTTTGGTTGATGTTGGCCACTAATATCCCGCTGAATGCCGTTTTAGGACTGCTGGCCTGGCGATTAGAAAAAGTCGGCTTGATCGATGCGGCAACTATGGGCCTGATTTGGATTGGTTTAGTCGGATTATATTTATTCCAATCCTACAAATGTTGGGATGTTAACAAAGCATTATTTACCGAAAATAAACGCTACCCAGCAACGGATCGGTATCGATTTGGTCAAGTTTTCTTGTTGGAGTTGACCTACATCGTTAATTTCGGCTCTGAATTAGCGGTAGTTTCCATGCTGCCCACCTTCTTTGAATCAACCTATGGCTTACCTAAAGCTTATGCTGGCATGATTGCAGCGAGCTATGCCGGGATGGTTATCATCGCGCGGCCGGGGGGTGGGGTGATTTCAGATCGGTTTGGGAGTCGGAAATGGACAATGGTTCTGGTGACTGCGGGGATGGGCCTGTGCTATTTATTTATGGCAGGGCAAAATAGTACCTGGTGGCTCCCTGTTGCTCTGATGGTTACCGCAGTTTGTGGCTTTTTTGTCCACCTGGGTACAGGTTCAACCTTTTCAATTGTGCCGCTGATTAAACGGCGGGTCACGGGGCAAATTGCCGGCAATGTTGGGGCCTATGGCAATGTCGGGGCGGTCTGTTATACAACGCTCTACAGTTTGTTACCCGAAGGTGCAGTGGGTAATCAAATTTTCTTCCAAACTCTTGGTGTAGCTGCTTTAATCGTGACGTTTCTCTGTGTCTTCTTCTTACGTGAACCCCAAGGCTCTTTTGCAGCCCATCACGAAGGAGAGTTATTACCCCTAGAACCAGGCCTGGACTCTGATCCAATCATTTTGACTCACTCTCCTGATTAG
- a CDS encoding molybdopterin-dependent oxidoreductase, with protein sequence MDDFPTQATLAVQTPLHLCYYRNISEELQVIRLVQDGAWERVVFPGQQILFGANPDDEVKVYHQAHPNQIAEVIPCQQLLVRETRSSSRANKPDPINPPTNVSTLCPYCGVGCGLEAVPHSQSATGYKIRGDREHPSSQGMICVKGATILESVDQQRLLYPLWRDRLDQSFQRISWDEAFDHIVKRIQSVRFTQGADAICMYGSGQFQTEDYYMAQKLLKGCLGTNNFDANSRLCMSSAVAAYINSFGSDGPPCCYDDLELTDCAFLIGTNTAECHPIVFNRLRKHHKFNPKVKLIVVDPRSTPTAEVADLHLAINPGTDIDLLHGMGHLLLKWRLIDAEFIDECTQGFAQYIQVVAEYPPEMVAERCGITVTDLEKAARYWGQAKAVLSLWSMGINQSSEGTAKARSLINLHLLTGQIGRPGSGPFSLTGQPNAMGGREAGGLSHLLPGYRLVKNPQHRQDLEEFWQLPPGQISPAPGRSVWEMIRGLETGDVGCLWIAATNPAVSLPDIERVKKALLRSPFTIYQDAYFPTETAAYAHLVLPAAQWSEKTGTMTNSERRVTLCPKFREPPGSARPDWEIFAEVGRRLGFADKFNFADAAAVYGEFVQLTQGRVCDQSGISHQRLQELGPLQWPCDVNASDEIAKQTKRLYTDFQFLTPNHRAKFALEHSRGLAEPADDEFPFVLTTGRLYGHWHTQTRTGHIAKITKMHPRPLLEIHPRDAKQLGLKPDDLVEIKSRRGLACLPVLITKAITPGTVFMPMHWGFLWGDNTEVNALTHPEACPISLQPELKACAVQLIPVRSVTATSQLATPAEQGNINIPALR encoded by the coding sequence ATGGATGACTTTCCCACCCAGGCCACCTTGGCTGTGCAAACGCCCCTGCACCTCTGTTATTACCGCAATATATCTGAAGAATTACAGGTAATCCGGTTAGTGCAAGATGGGGCCTGGGAGCGGGTCGTCTTTCCCGGACAACAGATATTGTTTGGGGCTAATCCAGACGATGAAGTTAAGGTTTACCATCAAGCTCATCCCAACCAAATTGCCGAGGTTATCCCCTGCCAGCAGCTTTTAGTCCGAGAGACTCGTTCATCATCTCGGGCGAATAAGCCAGACCCCATTAACCCACCGACTAATGTTTCAACGCTTTGCCCCTACTGTGGGGTTGGTTGTGGCCTGGAAGCGGTTCCTCACAGCCAATCGGCAACGGGTTATAAAATCCGGGGAGATCGGGAGCATCCCTCTAGTCAGGGGATGATTTGTGTCAAAGGGGCAACCATTCTCGAATCTGTGGATCAGCAGCGATTGCTCTATCCCTTGTGGCGAGACCGCTTGGATCAATCTTTTCAACGGATTAGTTGGGATGAGGCCTTTGATCACATTGTTAAGCGAATTCAATCCGTTCGGTTTACCCAGGGGGCTGATGCCATCTGTATGTATGGTTCCGGGCAGTTCCAGACGGAAGATTACTATATGGCTCAAAAGTTGCTTAAGGGCTGTTTAGGGACGAATAACTTTGATGCCAATTCCCGGCTCTGTATGTCTTCGGCGGTGGCGGCTTATATCAACAGCTTTGGCTCTGATGGCCCCCCCTGTTGTTATGACGACTTAGAACTGACGGACTGTGCGTTTTTGATTGGCACGAATACGGCCGAATGTCATCCGATTGTCTTTAATCGTCTCCGTAAGCACCATAAATTTAATCCCAAGGTGAAGCTGATTGTTGTGGATCCCCGCTCTACTCCTACGGCCGAGGTGGCGGATTTACATTTAGCGATTAACCCTGGCACCGATATTGATTTACTCCACGGCATGGGGCATTTGCTCTTAAAGTGGCGGCTAATTGATGCGGAATTTATTGATGAGTGTACCCAAGGGTTTGCCCAATATATTCAGGTGGTGGCCGAATATCCACCCGAAATGGTAGCCGAGCGTTGTGGCATTACGGTAACTGACCTGGAAAAAGCAGCCCGGTATTGGGGCCAGGCCAAGGCAGTATTATCCCTCTGGTCAATGGGAATTAACCAATCTTCTGAAGGAACCGCCAAAGCCCGCAGCTTAATTAATCTCCATTTGTTGACGGGGCAAATTGGCCGGCCGGGAAGTGGGCCGTTTTCCTTGACGGGGCAACCCAATGCCATGGGCGGGCGAGAAGCGGGGGGACTGTCCCATCTTTTACCCGGGTATCGGCTCGTCAAAAATCCCCAACATCGGCAAGACCTGGAAGAATTTTGGCAATTACCCCCAGGCCAGATTTCTCCTGCTCCTGGCCGTTCGGTGTGGGAGATGATTCGGGGCCTGGAAACCGGAGATGTGGGCTGTTTATGGATTGCGGCCACCAATCCAGCGGTGAGTTTACCGGATATAGAACGGGTAAAAAAAGCTTTATTACGTTCCCCTTTCACGATTTATCAGGATGCCTATTTCCCCACCGAAACCGCTGCCTATGCCCATTTGGTTTTACCCGCAGCCCAGTGGAGCGAAAAAACAGGGACAATGACAAATTCAGAACGGCGAGTTACACTATGCCCAAAGTTTAGAGAGCCTCCCGGATCAGCCCGGCCAGATTGGGAGATTTTTGCCGAAGTGGGGCGGCGATTGGGCTTTGCCGATAAATTCAATTTTGCTGATGCGGCGGCTGTCTATGGTGAGTTTGTCCAGTTAACCCAGGGGCGAGTCTGTGATCAATCGGGCATCAGTCATCAACGACTCCAAGAATTAGGCCCGCTGCAATGGCCCTGTGATGTTAATGCCAGTGATGAAATAGCTAAACAAACAAAGCGGCTTTATACGGATTTCCAATTTTTAACTCCAAATCATCGGGCTAAATTTGCCTTGGAACATTCTCGGGGCCTGGCAGAACCTGCGGATGATGAATTTCCTTTTGTTTTAACAACCGGGCGACTTTATGGCCATTGGCATACGCAAACCCGCACTGGCCATATTGCCAAAATTACGAAAATGCACCCCAGGCCCCTGTTAGAAATTCATCCCCGTGATGCCAAACAACTGGGTCTGAAACCTGATGATCTGGTCGAAATTAAATCTCGCCGGGGCCTGGCCTGTTTACCAGTGCTGATTACCAAAGCGATTACGCCGGGAACTGTTTTTATGCCGATGCATTGGGGATTTCTTTGGGGGGATAATACCGAAGTAAATGCCTTAACCCATCCCGAAGCCTGTCCCATTTCCTTACAACCTGAACTCAAGGCCTGTGCCG